In the genome of Candidatus Abyssobacteria bacterium SURF_5, one region contains:
- a CDS encoding epoxyqueuosine reductase has product MYSLEQLIIDRVMGEGACAYGFATTETLAGGPPSVNLEYVLPGARSAISFAIPLDQSCIPPYLMKKDHLSQQKDNTRANKIASGIALDLARYLEQKGFPSYPVASNQVYRQDTPRGIFDLKPDVSLRYLAVRSGVSHMSLSGNAITKNEGAAIILGGVVTTAELHPTAPLPQEENYCDGCRLCMAACLSGLMDPEEEEIITLGGVSFTYAKRREYNRCGYVCGGFTGLHPSGTWSTWSPGRFPIPERDEDFGPAVMQHLDIHTRRPAMDGARIHPLIEGKFSMTCGMCQLVCAPDKEERKKRYKMLAESGCAVQNPDGLIEAVPPAEACRRLAAMDSETRALYEEVQG; this is encoded by the coding sequence ATGTATAGTCTTGAACAGCTTATCATCGACAGAGTGATGGGAGAGGGCGCATGCGCTTACGGTTTCGCAACGACCGAAACGCTTGCGGGCGGGCCGCCGTCGGTCAATCTCGAGTACGTTCTGCCGGGCGCACGGTCAGCCATCAGCTTTGCTATTCCGCTCGACCAGAGCTGCATCCCGCCGTACCTGATGAAGAAGGATCACCTGTCGCAACAGAAGGACAACACCCGGGCAAACAAGATTGCCAGCGGAATTGCGCTCGACCTTGCAAGGTATCTGGAGCAAAAAGGCTTTCCTTCTTATCCGGTGGCATCCAATCAGGTTTACCGGCAGGACACGCCTCGCGGGATTTTTGATTTGAAACCGGACGTCTCGCTCAGATACCTCGCAGTGCGATCCGGCGTGTCCCACATGAGTCTCTCGGGCAACGCCATAACGAAAAACGAGGGCGCGGCCATCATTCTCGGCGGCGTCGTCACGACCGCTGAACTGCATCCGACCGCCCCGCTTCCGCAGGAGGAAAACTACTGCGACGGCTGCCGCCTCTGCATGGCGGCCTGTCTCTCGGGCCTGATGGACCCGGAGGAAGAGGAAATAATAACGCTTGGAGGCGTCTCCTTCACTTATGCCAAGCGTCGCGAGTATAATCGATGTGGATACGTCTGTGGCGGGTTCACCGGTCTTCACCCCTCCGGCACATGGTCCACATGGTCGCCCGGCCGGTTCCCGATTCCGGAACGAGATGAAGACTTCGGGCCGGCAGTCATGCAGCATCTCGACATTCACACCCGCAGGCCGGCGATGGATGGTGCGCGAATTCATCCGTTGATAGAAGGCAAATTCAGCATGACGTGCGGAATGTGCCAATTAGTGTGTGCGCCCGACAAGGAGGAGCGCAAGAAGCGATACAAGATGCTGGCGGAGAGCGGCTGTGCCGTCCAAAATCCCGATGGCTTGATCGAGGCGGTGCCGCCGGCAGAAGCGTGCAGGCGCTTGGCCGCAATGGATTCCGAAACCAGAGCGTTGTATGAGGAAGTTCAGGGTTAG